Sequence from the Desulfurellaceae bacterium genome:
CGATACTCGCCCTGCCACGGACCGGCCTCGATCGTGACCGTTTGTTCCGAGCCGACTGCGGTCAGCTCGGCCTCACCGGTGATGATCACCGCCTTGGCCAGATTGCTGCGCATGCCCATCAGCGGTCGGTCGTCCATGTCGATCGCCAGCGAACAGCGCGGGTTGTGGCGCAGATGTTTGCAGGGTTTGCGGGTGTGGGTCAGCGCCATGTACACACAGCGCCCGTCCCAGTAGTACCACAGCGGGCTCACGTGCGGGTAACCGTCGGGGCCGATGGTGGCCAGCCGGGCGACCCAGCGACCCGACAGGAAGTCGTCAATCTCTTCCTG
This genomic interval carries:
- a CDS encoding pyridoxamine 5'-phosphate oxidase family protein, with amino-acid sequence QEEIDDFLSGRWVARLATIGPDGYPHVSPLWYYWDGRCVYMALTHTRKPCKHLRHNPRCSLAIDMDDRPLMGMRSNLAKAVIITGEAELTAVGSEQTVTIEAGPWQGEYRPEQVVAMIGSRYPLSSRDGALGFTLESYRELFSQPGIEHSQLFKDNVGRVVTKIIPKKIQAWDFSKAPIGTTDNA